One genomic region from Sphingobacterium sp. UGAL515B_05 encodes:
- a CDS encoding pyridoxine 5'-phosphate synthase codes for MTRLSVNINKIATLRNSRGGNNPNLVSAALACERFGAQGITVHPRPDERHIRYQDVFDLKAEIQTELNIEGNCQEQKFIDLVLANKPAQVTLVPDTEGQLTSNHGWDTIKNKAYLQDMCKLFKDAGIRVSIFVDPVEEMVEAAAETGTDRIELYTEGFATEYGFDRELAIKPYFKAALKAREVGLGLNAGHDLDLNNLQYFNQHIPELLEVSIGHALISDALYLGLEETIKRYLACLK; via the coding sequence ATGACCAGACTTTCAGTAAATATCAATAAAATCGCAACGCTCAGAAATTCTAGAGGTGGCAATAACCCAAATCTAGTATCTGCGGCCTTAGCCTGTGAACGTTTTGGAGCACAGGGCATCACTGTTCACCCGAGACCGGATGAAAGACATATTCGATATCAGGATGTCTTTGATTTAAAAGCAGAAATTCAGACCGAACTCAATATTGAAGGAAATTGCCAGGAACAGAAATTTATTGACCTTGTATTGGCCAATAAACCAGCACAAGTAACCTTAGTGCCAGATACCGAAGGACAATTGACCTCGAATCATGGCTGGGATACCATCAAGAACAAAGCCTACCTACAAGATATGTGCAAATTGTTCAAAGACGCAGGCATACGCGTTTCTATCTTTGTTGATCCGGTTGAAGAAATGGTAGAGGCCGCGGCGGAAACAGGAACAGACCGTATTGAGCTTTATACGGAAGGATTTGCCACCGAATATGGCTTTGACCGGGAACTCGCGATAAAACCTTATTTCAAAGCGGCATTAAAAGCACGTGAAGTCGGTTTAGGTCTAAATGCGGGCCATGACTTAGATCTCAACAATCTGCAATATTTCAACCAACATATCCCCGAACTCCTGGAAGTAAGTATAGGCCATGCCCTCATCTCTGATGCACTTTACCTAGGACTAGAAGAAACCATCAAACGTTATCTGGCTTGTTTGAAATAG
- the cdaA gene encoding diadenylate cyclase CdaA — protein sequence MDGIDYSLFSGFRLLDVIDIILVAIIIYYIYSLIRGTIAVNILIGVALFYGVYIVVKQMHMRLLTEIFGGFISVGSIALIVVFQQEIRRFLLHVGKNISMKRKKVFWSFIGNKKAIQKDLTEDLKPVIEACRSMSRTRTGALLVFSKYFDEEYYQSSGEYIDAHISKRLIESIFHKNSPLHDGAVVIVDFKIMTASCVLPLSDSEDLPLQFGLRHRAAIGVTEISDAIAVIVSEETGEISFAKDGNVNMNVSPEELEQLLKDEL from the coding sequence ATGGATGGAATCGACTATAGCTTGTTTAGCGGCTTTCGCCTATTGGACGTTATTGATATCATATTGGTAGCGATTATTATCTACTATATCTATAGTTTGATTAGAGGGACCATTGCTGTTAATATCCTGATTGGTGTAGCACTATTTTATGGTGTTTATATAGTCGTTAAGCAGATGCACATGCGCTTGCTGACCGAGATATTCGGCGGTTTTATATCTGTAGGCTCCATCGCCCTGATTGTCGTTTTCCAACAGGAAATCAGACGGTTCTTACTGCACGTTGGGAAGAACATATCCATGAAAAGGAAAAAAGTTTTTTGGTCGTTTATCGGGAATAAGAAAGCTATACAAAAGGATTTGACGGAAGACTTAAAACCGGTTATTGAAGCCTGTAGAAGCATGTCGCGTACACGGACAGGCGCTTTATTGGTTTTTTCAAAATATTTTGATGAGGAGTATTATCAGAGCAGTGGGGAGTATATCGATGCCCATATTTCGAAGCGCCTGATTGAAAGTATCTTTCATAAAAATAGTCCTTTGCATGATGGTGCAGTCGTTATTGTTGATTTTAAGATTATGACCGCATCTTGTGTGCTACCATTGTCGGATAGTGAGGATTTGCCGTTGCAGTTCGGACTGCGCCATCGTGCTGCTATTGGGGTAACGGAAATCTCGGATGCGATTGCTGTGATAGTTTCTGAAGAAACTGGCGAGATATCTTTTGCGAAGGACGGAAACGTCAATATGAACGTTTCACCAGAGGAACTAGAACAATTGCTAAAAGATGAGCTATAA
- a CDS encoding DUF2911 domain-containing protein yields MKKNLFAIAIAATMMFTANESFAQLKLPAASSSQTVTQGLGIENVTLNYSRPSMNGRKIFGDLVPYSEVWRTGANTNTTLTFEGDVELNGHKLSAGTYALFTIPNKSEWTIIISKNTKQWGAYTYKQTEDALRFNVKPQTLANPVETFTISFDNVTPTGAVLNLAWEKTSVKVDLKVNQQAKILASIDEAMKGEKKPYFAAAQYYFSNNLDLNKALNWFDEAAKAQPKAAHVLYWKAKAQLKAGDKKGAIETATKGLEVATADKNGEYIKLNTQVINAAKK; encoded by the coding sequence ATGAAAAAGAATCTTTTTGCAATTGCCATTGCCGCAACAATGATGTTTACGGCCAACGAATCTTTTGCGCAGTTAAAACTACCTGCAGCAAGTAGCTCACAGACAGTTACTCAAGGATTAGGTATTGAAAACGTAACCCTTAATTACAGCAGACCTAGCATGAACGGTCGTAAGATTTTTGGTGATCTTGTTCCTTACAGCGAAGTATGGCGCACAGGTGCAAATACAAATACAACCTTAACCTTTGAAGGTGACGTTGAGTTGAATGGACATAAGCTTTCCGCCGGAACTTATGCGCTTTTCACGATCCCGAACAAATCGGAATGGACCATCATCATCAGTAAAAACACAAAACAGTGGGGCGCCTATACCTATAAACAAACCGAAGATGCCTTACGTTTCAATGTTAAACCGCAGACCTTAGCAAATCCAGTGGAGACTTTTACCATCTCCTTTGACAATGTTACACCTACCGGTGCCGTATTGAATTTAGCTTGGGAAAAAACGTCAGTAAAAGTTGATCTCAAAGTCAATCAACAGGCTAAAATATTAGCTTCCATCGACGAGGCCATGAAGGGCGAGAAAAAACCTTATTTTGCCGCAGCCCAATACTACTTCAGTAATAACTTGGATCTAAATAAAGCGCTAAACTGGTTTGACGAAGCTGCCAAAGCGCAACCTAAAGCTGCCCACGTCCTTTATTGGAAAGCAAAAGCACAATTAAAAGCTGGAGATAAAAAAGGTGCAATAGAGACTGCAACAAAAGGTCTTGAAGTTGCCACAGCAGATAAAAATGGTGAATACATCAAATTAAATACGCAAGTTATCAACGCTGCAAAGAAATAG
- a CDS encoding helix-turn-helix domain-containing protein, giving the protein MEEGTNYVKRTQRDYTLTLKLNVVKEIESGKLTLSQAQKQYGIQGDSTIRKWLKKYGNFDWENQIPSNMAKSPEQRILELEAKVRLLEKQKAQLEHQNHIADSKAIIFDMMIDIAEKEYKIDVRKNLKPAQSIVSGKKNKKA; this is encoded by the coding sequence ATGGAAGAAGGAACAAATTATGTAAAGCGGACTCAGCGTGATTACACTTTAACATTGAAGCTGAATGTCGTTAAAGAGATTGAATCGGGGAAATTGACACTCTCCCAAGCTCAAAAACAGTATGGCATCCAGGGAGATAGCACTATTCGCAAATGGTTAAAAAAATATGGTAACTTTGATTGGGAGAATCAAATACCATCCAATATGGCAAAGTCACCAGAACAGCGCATTTTAGAACTGGAAGCCAAAGTCAGACTGCTGGAGAAGCAAAAGGCTCAACTTGAGCATCAGAATCACATCGCTGATTCCAAAGCGATCATCTTTGACATGATGATCGATATTGCAGAAAAAGAATATAAAATCGACGTAAGAAAAAACTTGAAACCCGCGCAATCAATCGTTTCCGGCAAGAAAAACAAGAAAGCCTAA
- a CDS encoding IS3 family transposase has translation MFGLDRQVYYRRIKRIARSQGIAGKIVDLVHEIRTTQPRIGTRKLYHILARELQALKVGRDKFFDILRANHLLITPKRSYHTTTMSHHRFRKYPNIIKEVTVCRPNQVWVSDITYIGKRESPCYLSLVTDAYSKKIVGFEVSRTMCTPHVVKALKMAQKQRKTNEPLIHHSDRGVQYCAEEYQYYLNKYQLRCSMTENSDPYENAIAERINGILKQEFMIDTYHLDLHLMKQIVAEAIDIYNNDRPHWSNHMLTPNQMHMKSNMNFRTYKTKNSSNLSATTV, from the coding sequence TTGTTCGGGTTAGACAGGCAGGTGTATTATCGAAGGATCAAACGTATAGCCAGGAGCCAGGGTATAGCCGGGAAAATTGTGGACTTAGTTCATGAAATACGCACTACCCAGCCAAGAATAGGCACACGGAAACTTTACCATATATTGGCAAGGGAGCTACAGGCATTAAAAGTGGGCAGAGACAAATTCTTTGATATTTTACGCGCCAACCATTTGTTAATTACACCTAAAAGAAGCTATCATACGACCACTATGTCACATCATAGATTTAGAAAATATCCGAATATTATTAAAGAAGTGACTGTTTGCCGTCCCAATCAGGTTTGGGTAAGTGATATCACTTACATAGGGAAGCGAGAAAGCCCCTGTTACCTGAGTTTGGTTACAGATGCCTATTCGAAAAAAATTGTTGGCTTTGAGGTCTCGCGGACCATGTGCACACCGCATGTTGTAAAAGCACTAAAAATGGCACAAAAACAAAGAAAAACAAACGAGCCGTTAATCCATCATTCCGACAGAGGGGTACAATATTGTGCAGAAGAATACCAATATTACCTAAACAAGTATCAGCTCAGGTGCAGTATGACAGAAAACTCTGATCCTTATGAAAATGCCATCGCTGAACGAATCAATGGTATACTCAAACAAGAGTTCATGATTGATACCTATCATTTAGATCTACATTTGATGAAGCAGATCGTAGCTGAAGCAATCGATATCTATAATAATGACAGACCACATTGGTCTAATCATATGCTAACTCCAAATCAGATGCACATGAAATCAAACATGAACTTCAGAACTTATAAAACAAAAAACAGTAGCAACCTATCGGCTACTACTGTTTAA
- a CDS encoding sugar MFS transporter — MTTNPNVGKTAFRPMAICCGLFFILGFITWANGTLIPFLKIACNLETDLQAFFVTFASYIAYFFLALPSSVIIKKIGFQNGLVVSLIILGLGSLIFIPAADNRSYGLFLTGIFIQGSGMALLQTAVNPYLSIIGPIDSAAQRISIAGFFNKSAGIIVPILFGTLFLKDAQKVTAKLEATTDLVQKNAILDDLLQRVHTPYISLAIIFVAFAIFLKFTHLPEVDVDAEEETSAESGTVAAKKTSIFQYPHLFLGALAIFFCVAVEVMAGDIIGVYARELKVDPFFTTYATAFTLACMLIGYIIGIISIPRFVSQQMALRICTIIGITFTVISVFTTGTTSFIFVALLGIANSLMWPAIFPLGIKGLGKFTKTGSAIMIMGIAGGAIWPLIYGLLKDHLHIDFQHAFLYAMVPGYLYIMYFSIAGHKVGKTN; from the coding sequence ATGACCACTAATCCTAACGTTGGTAAAACAGCTTTTCGCCCTATGGCCATCTGCTGTGGTTTATTTTTTATCCTCGGTTTTATTACCTGGGCAAACGGAACCTTAATTCCATTCTTAAAAATCGCTTGTAACCTCGAAACAGATTTGCAAGCTTTCTTCGTAACCTTTGCTTCCTATATTGCTTATTTTTTCCTAGCACTTCCAAGCTCAGTCATCATTAAAAAAATTGGTTTCCAAAATGGTTTAGTTGTCAGTCTTATTATATTAGGTTTAGGATCTTTGATCTTTATTCCTGCGGCAGATAATAGAAGCTACGGCCTATTTTTAACGGGAATCTTCATCCAAGGTTCAGGAATGGCATTATTACAAACAGCCGTTAACCCTTACTTAAGTATTATTGGTCCCATTGATAGCGCTGCGCAACGTATTTCAATAGCTGGATTTTTCAATAAATCGGCTGGTATCATTGTACCTATCCTTTTTGGAACACTCTTTTTAAAAGATGCTCAAAAGGTAACAGCAAAATTAGAAGCAACAACGGATCTTGTCCAAAAGAATGCGATCTTAGATGATCTTCTTCAACGCGTACACACTCCCTATATCTCGCTTGCAATTATATTCGTTGCCTTCGCAATATTCTTAAAGTTCACACACCTGCCTGAGGTCGATGTGGATGCAGAAGAAGAAACCAGCGCAGAAAGCGGAACTGTGGCAGCAAAGAAAACATCGATATTTCAATATCCACATTTGTTCTTGGGGGCTTTGGCAATTTTCTTCTGTGTGGCCGTCGAAGTTATGGCCGGAGACATCATTGGCGTCTATGCACGTGAACTGAAAGTTGATCCTTTCTTTACAACCTATGCAACAGCATTTACACTCGCTTGTATGTTGATCGGTTATATTATTGGTATCATTTCTATTCCAAGATTTGTATCACAACAAATGGCCCTACGCATTTGCACCATCATTGGCATCACGTTCACCGTTATTTCTGTTTTCACAACCGGCACAACATCATTTATATTCGTAGCCTTGTTAGGCATCGCTAACTCCCTCATGTGGCCAGCGATCTTCCCGCTAGGAATTAAAGGTCTGGGAAAATTCACAAAAACAGGATCAGCAATCATGATTATGGGGATTGCTGGTGGAGCGATATGGCCTTTGATCTACGGGCTTTTGAAAGATCATTTGCATATTGATTTTCAACATGCATTCCTATATGCAATGGTTCCGGGCTATCTATACATTATGTATTTCTCAATAGCAGGTCATAAAGTTGGAAAAACGAATTAA
- a CDS encoding hotdog fold thioesterase — MSKIWFQHYSIEEINVFFNKYLSGLLEIQATEINDNSITATMPVTDKVKQPHGILHGGASVVLAESLGSIASNLVVDPEKYRGVGLEVNANHIRPVSSGVITAKCSPLHIGRSTHIWEIKMYDRFNKLNCISRLTVAIVPK, encoded by the coding sequence ATGTCAAAAATTTGGTTTCAGCATTACAGCATTGAGGAAATAAACGTATTTTTCAACAAATACTTATCAGGTCTGCTGGAGATTCAAGCAACAGAAATAAATGACAACTCCATCACGGCGACCATGCCGGTAACGGATAAAGTCAAACAGCCACATGGTATTTTACATGGCGGTGCTTCTGTCGTTCTGGCGGAGTCCTTGGGAAGTATCGCATCCAACCTCGTGGTTGATCCAGAAAAATACCGCGGAGTTGGACTTGAAGTAAATGCCAATCACATACGCCCGGTCAGCAGTGGAGTAATTACAGCAAAATGTAGTCCCCTACACATTGGTCGATCCACACATATTTGGGAAATAAAAATGTACGATCGCTTCAACAAATTAAATTGTATCTCAAGACTTACAGTAGCTATCGTTCCAAAATAA
- a CDS encoding DinB family protein translates to MKPLKSDEYPAVYAPYIETVVDNVFDALEEQTLSFPAFLDTIPEERGNFKYAEDKWTIKEVVGHVIDNERIMAYRALRFSRNDLKELAGYDQDYLIQYSRYNDRTLESLSKEFTFLRKANMMLFNSFNEVELERKGMASERLTSVKALLYVIAGHLNHHRIIIQERYLNSDDVKNLVSALQH, encoded by the coding sequence ATGAAGCCACTCAAATCTGACGAATATCCAGCAGTCTACGCGCCTTATATTGAGACTGTCGTCGATAACGTGTTTGATGCACTAGAAGAACAAACGCTCTCCTTTCCAGCATTTCTGGACACGATACCAGAGGAAAGAGGTAATTTTAAATACGCCGAAGATAAGTGGACAATCAAAGAAGTTGTTGGCCACGTCATCGATAATGAGCGTATCATGGCTTATCGGGCATTGCGTTTTTCACGTAACGACCTTAAAGAGCTCGCTGGATACGACCAGGATTACCTCATTCAGTATTCCCGTTACAACGATCGCACTTTAGAAAGCCTGAGTAAAGAATTTACTTTTCTCCGCAAAGCGAACATGATGCTTTTCAATAGTTTTAATGAGGTTGAATTGGAACGTAAAGGGATGGCATCTGAACGGCTAACAAGTGTAAAGGCGCTCTTGTATGTCATTGCTGGCCACCTCAATCATCATCGCATTATTATCCAAGAACGTTATCTAAACTCAGACGATGTCAAAAATTTGGTTTCAGCATTACAGCATTGA
- a CDS encoding HAMP domain-containing sensor histidine kinase, whose product MKPYQISQQRWKFILLIFAAIIAVASLVYTNYLVRNLAHAERSKAEVWAMSTKNIMTMPDVDDEFITFIYAVRDSLNLPAIITDDKEDIIFWRNLDSTKTNIKPGHNDSVTKHLDYDPAYFQKQLAFMKKSHPPITLELENGQKWHVYYKDSWFLQQLRVFPYVQLSLIALFLIIAYTVFNSIRKSEQNLVWVGLTKEAAHQLGTPISSLMGWLELIRIKFDAEEDDTLNEMENDIKRLEIVADRFSKIGSTPVLTNHNLYDVIKNYMDYFRIRTSNKIAFELKGDSHLEAQLNIPLFDWIIENLLKNGVNAIGTEGKITVNISENIAKEEIFIDISDTGKGIPRSNFESVFQPGFTTRKRGWGLGLSLTKRMVRYHQGQIFVKESEVGKGTTFRIILKSNLKYEATQI is encoded by the coding sequence ATGAAACCCTATCAGATTAGCCAGCAGCGCTGGAAATTTATCTTACTTATTTTTGCAGCTATCATTGCTGTCGCCTCTTTGGTCTATACCAATTATCTGGTTCGAAATCTTGCGCATGCCGAGCGTTCAAAGGCTGAAGTATGGGCCATGAGCACCAAAAATATCATGACCATGCCCGACGTTGATGATGAATTCATAACGTTTATCTACGCCGTAAGAGACAGCCTCAATTTACCAGCTATTATTACAGACGATAAGGAAGACATTATCTTCTGGCGTAATCTCGATTCCACAAAGACAAATATTAAACCCGGACACAACGACAGTGTTACAAAACATCTCGATTATGACCCGGCCTATTTCCAAAAACAGCTTGCGTTTATGAAGAAAAGCCATCCTCCGATTACATTGGAATTGGAAAATGGTCAAAAATGGCATGTCTATTATAAGGATTCTTGGTTTTTACAACAATTAAGGGTGTTTCCTTATGTACAACTATCGCTGATTGCACTCTTTCTCATTATTGCTTATACAGTTTTCAATTCTATCCGGAAATCTGAACAAAATCTCGTTTGGGTTGGGCTCACCAAAGAAGCGGCACACCAATTAGGCACCCCTATTTCGTCGTTGATGGGCTGGTTAGAATTGATTCGCATAAAATTTGATGCCGAAGAAGATGATACCCTAAATGAAATGGAAAATGACATTAAGCGACTTGAAATCGTCGCTGACCGCTTTTCGAAAATAGGATCTACTCCCGTGCTGACTAACCATAACCTGTATGATGTCATCAAAAATTACATGGATTATTTCCGCATACGAACCAGCAATAAAATTGCTTTCGAATTAAAAGGTGACAGCCATCTTGAAGCACAACTCAATATTCCACTCTTTGATTGGATTATCGAAAATTTATTGAAAAACGGAGTAAACGCCATTGGCACAGAAGGAAAGATAACTGTTAATATTTCAGAAAATATTGCGAAAGAAGAAATTTTTATAGACATTAGTGATACGGGCAAGGGAATTCCGAGATCTAATTTTGAATCTGTTTTCCAGCCGGGGTTCACAACACGGAAAAGAGGTTGGGGGCTTGGCCTTAGTCTGACAAAAAGAATGGTGCGGTACCACCAGGGGCAAATTTTTGTAAAAGAATCTGAAGTAGGTAAAGGAACAACATTTCGAATAATCTTAAAAAGCAATTTAAAATATGAAGCCACTCAAATCTGA
- the gltX gene encoding glutamate--tRNA ligase: protein MSSERKVRVRFAPSPTGGLHLGGVRTALFNFLYARQHQGDFILRVEDTDQTRFVPGAEEYINECLAWCGLTPDESPLKGGEYGPYRQSERKPSYRKYAEQLIENGYAYYAFDTAEELDEQRKLQPNFRYSHENRLQLRNSLSLSAAETQQLLDAGTPHTIRIKIPTDETVSFTDMIRGKVAFDTNLVDDKVLLKADGMPTYHLAVVVDDKAMEISHVFRGEEWLPSAPIHILLWEYLGWGDSMPGWAHLPLILKPDGNGKLSKRDGDRLGFPVYAMNWTDAKSGDTTKGFREMGFLPEAFVNMLGVLGWNDGTEQELFSLDELIQKFSVDRISKAGAKFDFEKAKWFNHEWIKRSSTESLLPKIKTVLEHHQVDADEAYVSRVLDAVKERLTFVEDFWSQASFFFLQPAEYDLNAVKPKWSAEKTAFFEGINQSFEGFDTWKAAELEPFFKDAIQASGMKMGELMMPFRIMLVGGKFGPDVFQIVELLGKNEVIARVKKALKEFDA from the coding sequence ATGAGTTCAGAAAGAAAAGTAAGAGTGCGTTTTGCACCGAGCCCTACAGGTGGTCTTCACCTAGGTGGGGTACGTACAGCTTTGTTTAATTTTCTCTATGCGCGTCAGCATCAGGGAGATTTTATTTTACGTGTCGAGGATACGGACCAAACTCGTTTTGTCCCAGGTGCTGAGGAATATATCAACGAATGTTTAGCATGGTGTGGTTTGACCCCAGATGAAAGCCCGTTAAAAGGAGGCGAATATGGACCTTACCGTCAAAGTGAGCGAAAACCATCTTACCGGAAATATGCTGAGCAGTTGATCGAGAATGGTTATGCTTATTATGCTTTCGACACAGCAGAGGAGCTGGATGAGCAGCGTAAGTTGCAGCCTAATTTTCGCTATAGCCACGAGAACAGACTTCAATTACGTAATTCATTGAGTTTGTCTGCCGCTGAAACTCAACAATTATTGGATGCGGGTACTCCGCACACCATCCGTATAAAGATTCCGACAGATGAAACGGTATCATTCACGGATATGATCCGTGGAAAGGTTGCTTTTGATACAAACCTTGTCGATGATAAGGTATTGCTTAAGGCAGATGGCATGCCAACTTATCACCTCGCTGTTGTTGTAGATGATAAGGCCATGGAAATATCGCATGTATTCCGTGGTGAAGAGTGGTTGCCTTCGGCACCTATCCACATCTTATTGTGGGAATACCTCGGCTGGGGGGATAGCATGCCAGGCTGGGCACACCTTCCATTGATCCTTAAACCAGATGGAAACGGTAAACTAAGCAAGCGTGACGGAGATCGTTTGGGTTTCCCTGTTTATGCGATGAACTGGACTGATGCTAAATCTGGCGATACAACAAAAGGGTTCCGTGAGATGGGTTTCTTGCCCGAGGCTTTTGTTAATATGCTCGGCGTGTTAGGCTGGAATGATGGTACCGAACAGGAACTTTTCTCCTTAGATGAATTGATTCAGAAATTTAGTGTTGACCGTATCAGTAAAGCCGGTGCGAAATTTGATTTTGAAAAAGCAAAATGGTTCAACCATGAATGGATTAAACGCTCGTCGACAGAATCCTTGTTGCCAAAGATCAAAACAGTATTGGAACATCATCAAGTAGATGCCGACGAAGCTTACGTGAGCAGGGTATTGGATGCTGTGAAAGAACGTTTAACTTTTGTTGAAGACTTTTGGAGTCAGGCGTCGTTCTTCTTTTTGCAACCTGCGGAATATGATTTGAATGCTGTGAAGCCTAAGTGGTCTGCTGAAAAAACAGCATTTTTTGAGGGTATAAACCAATCATTCGAAGGATTTGATACGTGGAAAGCTGCTGAATTGGAGCCTTTCTTCAAAGATGCGATTCAGGCATCGGGAATGAAAATGGGCGAGCTGATGATGCCATTCCGGATTATGTTGGTAGGCGGTAAATTCGGACCAGATGTTTTTCAGATCGTTGAATTACTCGGTAAAAACGAGGTAATAGCACGTGTGAAAAAAGCACTTAAAGAATTTGATGCTTAA
- a CDS encoding MFS transporter, protein MSTNKSLYYSWVPEWIKLPLMVVAMFPHLMLMSLFHSNTAFTASTLDIEAEDIQYFLSLMYGAIVVTLLIFQRLFSFFRVRTYILLTCSSSILILLGISLTRDPFLIGILRVIEGIFCVLEGACFLPLLIMQIKHTKSRTIAYFFLYTFMLTGSTLTTSLLKESIMDYGWEDMIHVVLYWHLIVIAIALLLLNNNRLGKKFPLYQLDLASCLFLLTSLSCGAYVLIYGRKYYWFECSTITINFALFLIFGALFIIKQRMVKRPLFHFEIFRYKNVIFGVILFFLFYIIRSSLNNVYTVMATVWKWPWHYIIDVQYINVFGTILGVGSSGFLLLRDVSPKYIFGFGFLILATSCFLFVPTFYPDTTILAIGVPLFIQGIGQGWLFTPLVIYILTGVESHHVGNAGLMGTTVRFWSTNVGFALIQNASYTLNQKHYIQLERTLNTSNPLTINYWNALMEKYTGIFGDQIASRIASKSISGTLSQQASLISNMEIFTYLGILGILITGLIFLFGPAKTLFMRLRIPYL, encoded by the coding sequence ATGAGCACAAACAAATCTTTATATTACAGCTGGGTTCCTGAATGGATAAAACTTCCACTTATGGTAGTAGCGATGTTCCCACATCTCATGCTAATGTCGCTCTTCCATTCCAATACCGCATTTACCGCTTCTACACTGGACATCGAAGCCGAAGATATTCAGTATTTTCTATCCTTGATGTATGGTGCCATTGTCGTTACTCTACTTATATTTCAACGTCTATTTTCATTTTTTAGGGTAAGGACATATATTCTCCTAACCTGTAGCAGCTCAATTCTGATTTTACTAGGCATTTCACTCACAAGAGATCCTTTTCTGATCGGTATTCTCCGGGTGATCGAAGGCATTTTCTGTGTACTGGAAGGTGCATGCTTTCTTCCGCTGCTTATAATGCAGATTAAGCATACCAAAAGCCGGACGATTGCTTATTTTTTCCTATATACGTTTATGCTTACCGGATCAACTTTGACAACATCATTACTCAAAGAAAGCATCATGGATTATGGATGGGAAGATATGATCCATGTCGTGCTCTATTGGCATTTGATCGTAATTGCAATAGCCCTGCTGTTACTTAACAATAATCGCTTGGGTAAAAAGTTTCCACTCTATCAACTGGATCTGGCCAGCTGTCTATTTTTATTGACATCATTGAGCTGTGGGGCCTACGTATTAATTTATGGCCGCAAATACTATTGGTTTGAATGCTCCACGATCACCATCAACTTCGCACTTTTCCTTATCTTCGGAGCGCTTTTTATCATCAAACAGCGGATGGTCAAAAGACCGCTTTTTCATTTTGAGATCTTCAGATACAAAAATGTAATCTTTGGTGTCATCCTATTTTTTCTCTTTTATATTATTCGCAGCAGTCTCAATAATGTATACACAGTGATGGCTACCGTATGGAAGTGGCCTTGGCATTATATTATTGATGTACAGTACATCAATGTCTTTGGCACTATACTGGGTGTTGGCAGTTCAGGCTTTTTACTCCTGCGCGATGTATCCCCTAAATATATCTTTGGTTTTGGCTTTTTGATATTGGCCACTTCATGTTTCCTATTTGTACCCACATTTTATCCCGATACCACAATTTTGGCAATCGGCGTTCCCTTATTTATTCAAGGAATCGGGCAGGGCTGGCTTTTTACTCCGCTAGTTATTTATATTTTGACAGGTGTAGAATCCCATCATGTTGGCAATGCAGGCCTCATGGGTACAACCGTTCGGTTTTGGAGTACCAATGTCGGATTTGCACTTATCCAAAATGCCAGCTATACACTCAATCAAAAACATTATATTCAGCTCGAACGAACGCTAAATACAAGTAACCCACTGACAATAAACTATTGGAATGCATTAATGGAGAAATATACCGGAATATTTGGCGATCAGATCGCAAGCCGTATTGCAAGCAAAAGTATTTCGGGAACACTAAGTCAACAAGCGTCACTAATCAGTAACATGGAGATATTTACCTATTTAGGAATTCTGGGAATATTGATAACCGGATTAATTTTCTTATTCGGCCCAGCTAAAACACTATTCATGCGTCTACGTATACCATATTTGTAA